CACATTGAAATCCCCtcattcaattaaaatttaaaaatgaattaaccaTAAACAGTTTTAGACAGTcaaccctcctttccttcctggcctctcctccatTCTTCCACCTTCAGTCCAGAACTCCCTTTCCTcatgataatttttaaagtaaatcaatTCAAAAGCAATCATCAAGATACACAGTCACTTCATGTTAACTTATTTTAGAGTTGTGAGATCCATTTAAGAATGcagttttccaaatgaaaaacatataagaGCAATTGTTCACATTATAGAGAATatctactttctatttttatctatttgatataAATAGTGAGAAAGTATGGGTCCAGAGATggaaaattgaaatcaaaataTTGTCATACTCAATTTTgatacaatgagaaaaaaagggtCATGTATATGAAGTtgcaataaaattaatgaaattgtatgattaaagaaaaacaaatataactaGAGTTTTCAGGACTATATCTATTAGGTCTATGTCTTTGTGTATGTTTAATTCACATACAATTCTTATTTCTTGGcacattttcccttctttcctttcctctccctttcttccttcctgacatCCAATTTCCTATTCTatctctgttattttaaaatgtcaattctcaAGGGGGGAGaacatatttctttcctttgcatcAAATTATAGAGCCTCCTACAGGTCTAATTATATAAAGAGTGATATATTTGTtgctgatttgaaaaaaaaaatccaacttaaaaatggttgGCCAAATGCATGGGATATTTATATGACTTTATTGCATATATGACAGGGACATACTATATACTGAGGTAATACTTATGTGTGCTTTCATGAATATGCAATCCTTGCCCATAAAAGTATTGTCTTTACCTACCCTACTCCAGGTCTTAGCCCCAGTTATTAACCTTCCTGGATTAAGAATTCCATTCATCTTTTAACCCTGTCCTTGCCTGTGGTTCTGAGAGACTTGGTAGGAGTCACGTGGTCTTCTAAAGATGATTGTGTGGGTAGACTGTGGTTCTCTTTATTTCTTGATGGAAAGGTATCGTTCTTCAATGGGTTGCTCCCTGAATTGGATTTCCAAATAGCTTCATATACCAACAACAATtatagtgacagaaaaaaaaaaaaaagtcattctacTATATTTGAAATGATAATTCCAAGATCCATATTTCTGTTGGAATACAAAGgggtatatttttattaacaataaaTAGATAACACATTGCTGATTGAGAGGTAAAAATAGATggtagatagagagatagataggtgatagaatagatgatagataaatagatggggaaaaaaattacttccaTGAAGGTGTAgtaaaaattaggagaaaaacaaagcagataaagaatataaaagagaaagcaagaggcaCATGAAATACCATCAACTGGACCCATGATAGACTTGAAATAGTAATAAATCTTCTATCtttcttctgttatttaaaaatgagagctCTTTGAGGACACTCCAAAGGCACAATAATATCTTATTGATAAGAGAACATGTGAGATACAAAATCTAAAGGAATTCATTCACCCATCACAAAATAGCTATTTAGTAAGTTCCTCAGGTAATCCCTGGTATTATTCAGAAGAGTTTAGATTAAAGATTAggtataaaataatttccttagaTCATGAGGTTTGTAAAAATAGTTTATAGTCTTATTAGGGAATTTATTTCATTAAGAAGATAAGCACCTTATTGTACTTCCTTCTTCACTTCCCCTGGTTTAGTACCATTAACGTATCTTGGGAATTTCACACCTTTAAAACAAGCTATTCAAGAAAGACAATAGAGCAATATAGTTAAGAGTATGcattttttaggggtgcctgagtgcttcagttggttaagcctcagactcttaatttcagctcagatcatgatctcagggtcatcagatggaaccctgcgtcaggctctgtaatgagtatggagcctgctccAGaatctttttccctcttccctcccccactcacactgGGATCCCTCTaacaggagaaggagggggatgaggaggaggaggaggaggaggaggaggaggaggaggaggaggaggaggacgaggaggaggaggaggagggggaggagggggaggaagagaatggagggaaagaaaaaagaatatgcattttttcAGTCTAATCATGGTCTTACCACTAACTAGTTTATggccctaaaaaataaaatgcacctccccccacctctcactTCTCTTATAAGTAAAATGAGAAAGTGTAGCACTGATTCAATTGGGGTAATATACAGATTCCACATGCCAAGCTCttaagagtgcctggcacataataaatgcttatCGAATGTCTGTTataggtgttgttgttgttgttgacccCCCTCACCAATACTCACCCATGGTACCCAGGATCACAGCTATGACCAGTTTTAGCAAGCATAGGATTCCCAAAGTCAGAGCAATGGAACGCCAACGAGGAGATGTAGCACAAGTTActaagaagagagagggaagagaaattaaaatgaaaaaatatgataaatcaCAGAGAACTTCAGTTCTACAGTGCATCAAAATCTGGAAAATTCTAAAGTGAATTACTAATCACTGACATACAGATAATCTAGTCATCTAGGATTATCTGAATTTTCCCTCACATTTGGCATACCTCCTTAAGCTCTGGAACTGCAGTTTCAGCACAGTGCCCTGACATCTGTACACTCCTAATTTCCGGTTCACACGGATGGTCCTGACATTACCAGAGTTTCTGAAATCCCACTCATCTCACTCAGACAGCTGACTGTCttctataaaaatagaagatagCCCTGGTTACTGAGGACaaccttttcttttcacttattttttgcacagccttgggcaaattattccctctgtttattcatttctctttgtgaaaAACTGAGGTAATAATACTCCAGAGTTTCATTGTGGGAACCAAATGAGCTAACATATAAAAGCACCTAGTCTAGAGGCTACTAGCACATTATATATAACTCACTGTTAGtcaacaaatacatagaaacataaATCTGCCTCCCTACCTCTTGCATCATCCAGTTTTTCTAGGACTCCTCGACTGGTTGAGCAAGAAAAGAATTGCATACGTGGTAAAGGGAAAATAATTGTGCAATGTGGGTTACCACAAAGCAGAAGAGAGCAAATTCTCATGTCAAGACTTAGGAATAATCTTTCTCCTGATAACAGGGAACTCATTTTATGTTAATACCATTGCACCAAGGATATAGTTCTCCCTTTGAGAATAAGCATTACAAGCATTTCAGAGAATTGTCAAATAGGAGAGCCATAGAGGAAACCACATGACTCATTCTATTAAGGGAAAGAGCTTGTAATGCCTTTCtccatattttattccttttctgttaTGTTTAAGACTCCTGTTCTGCAAATGGAATCTTTTCATCCAGCACATATATTTTCCTTCACTAGTGTACAAAAGACTTCAATTTGattaagaaaaacatacaaatcAGTGTCTTACctcaaaaaacacattttgtgaTTCCAAACCCTATGACCAAAGTCCCTCTGGCCTTTACCACAAAATCAcaaatctgtttctttcctcacCTATCTcctctcttttcattcttctctttcttatcttCAATATCCTGGTGTTgttcacatgtatttatttaagtttccATGACTTCCATTCTATGAGTTATTCCTTGCTACCAAACAAGCAACAAGTCACTCCTACTGAAATTCTTACATCTTTGCATTTCATCACACTTATTTACTGTTCCTTACTGCTGAAGGGTCTATTTctatagaaaagagaaattttattttctttttttttcttagattttatttattcatgagagagagagaagcagagagagaagcaggctccctgcggaactcaatctcaggaccttgggatcatgacctgagccaaaggcagaaacttaactgactgagccacccaggcacccaagaaattgtattttctgttatgataataattaatttaaatactgATAGTCACCAAATGCTTGCAATGAggaaagatatttcaaaaatctTCAGTGAGTTCTGAAAATCTTTTCAAAGGTTTTCAGGCTACATATCATAAATCTCTCAAATTTTCTCCACATAAGTGTTTTCGTTGATGAGAACAAGAACACtgaaggtagaaagaaaagatacCTTTCTCTAACACCACACGTCTCCCAGTGATGCCTTGATAGTGGAAGTCTAATTGAGTATAACCATCTTCATCCAGATTTTCTACCTCAGCATGGGATTCCATTGTTCTACTGAGTTCCTGAATTGACACAGCATTTAAgagttctccttttcttttctaaagacaAAAGAGGATGTATGGGTCAAATCATGTGGGGTAGGCATTTACTGAGTTTTAACAAGTTGAGCTCAAGTAAGTAGTCCAACCAGATATAGCCAAAGGCAGGAAATGAAAACTATGCTGTGATAAGTTCCCATTTGTAACTTTAGATCTTGTTTCCAAGACTGATGAGTCTTAAGAAAAGTATAAGGCAGCACAATAGACAAATCTTTGTTTCAGaccaaatataagaaaaataaaacgtGTATTCATACATGCATTCATTTACTCATGTACTTGTTCATCCAGTAAACGTTTATCAAATGCCCATCTTTTcaaatggcagagctgaggagCTAAGGATACAGGGATAAAAGATATCTGTGAAGAAGCTCATTGTGTAATAGAAAAAACCTACAGACAAATATGTAAAGGATGCCAGAAGGAGGCATTGTAACAACAGAGAGGAGAAACAAATTTCTTTAGAATTTGTCAGGGATTGATAATTCAAAGtagtaattatttattgaaaattactCTGAGCTATGTACACCCATTGCTCATATTTTTTCACTCAATCTCAATTTTCCAATAAGTCCATACggtatatatttatcttattttttaaagagtttatttttttatagtttgagagagagagagatcacagagagggagaagcagatttgtCACTGAGCctgatgccaggaccccaaggtcatgacctgagccaaaggcagaagcttaactcattgagtcacccaggtgcccgtttatttaattttcaaatgaagacAATGTGATATAGAAATTTTAGTCCCTTACCCAGTTTTAAGAagctaataaaaatattgaagaaaaaaatcaaaccaaagtGCACTTCTGTTGCAAAATGCATGATTTTTTCATACACTTATAAGTACATAGTCCCCCCATTTAATTGTGGTTTTTGCTTTGCATGGTTTCAGTTACCCCCAGGCAACTGCGGTCACGAAGAAGATGATCCTCCTGATGTATCATCAGAAAGTCAGTAGCAGCCTAAACCTACCTCACAAGGCCTATCACATAGGTACTTATgtacaagaagaagaaaaaaaaacagtgtatatGTAAGATTCAGTACTATCCTTAGGGCAGGCCTCCACAGGGGATCTTGGAACAAATCCCCTAGAGATAAGAAAAAATGAGTGTGACAACTTATGGGAGAATTCTGGGActaaaatattatacaaaatacCCAAATTAATGACATATGGAAAACACTGATCTTGACTGGAAACCAGAAAGGTACTCAATCCACTTACAAGACTATGAAGCAAGCAGAATGAAGGAGACATCTGAAAGAAACCCAGACACTCATTAAAGCAGTGAGGACAGATTTCATTCAGTAATACAATTACAGTGAAGAAGAGGGACCAGCATGAAGGAACTCAACTTCTCCAAAACAAAGtattgactttctttttaaaggcatgCAAAAGGAGAGACACTGAGTGATATTATGGGGTCTTAATTCATGTGAAGATTTGTTAGTTGGTGCCTATTtaggagagaaataaacttctccAGTCTTTATGATGGTGGCAGTCATACACGTCAAAGCAAGATGGTGCCCCTGGTGAAATTAGATCTTTATGCTcccacagggacagggagagtgaGAGTCCTCTCTCTTAACTCCCTGGATGTTTGCATTTCAGAGAGATGGCTCTCAGCTCCTTGAAGAAATAGCTTCAATTACTTTTCAAAGGTCAGAGAAAGGAATTAATGTTGCAACATTTCTAAGGTAACTGCTCTAAGAGGGAATTAGAGGCCTGTCCATCACCAAGTTTTGACTGGAACAAACAGTAAATTTTCCTGGAAGCACTGAGCTTTCTCAGGCAAGCATTTCAGGGGATGGAGGttagggtggggggaggtggggtttCAGTATTATCCTAGGGATATTAAGGTGCCAGATGATGTCAAGTCTGTTAGTGCAGAAGTCTGGATGGAGATACAGCCAAGAGCTCTGAGGTTCTTACTAACACATATCAAAATGGAAGAGTTCAATGGAGAGTAAATAAGTGAGTTTCTCCCCCTCACTTAACCTGCCATGaaagttttgctaattttttgtAGATACCTTGCAAAGTAGTCATGTGGATCTTAATCTCAACGTCCATCAGCCTCCCTGTTCTATAACGCAGTCTTTGCAAAACAGGGGATTTTTCACAGATTGCTTATCTGGTTCAAGGAAAAAAGGTTAGCCTGCTAACAACAGAAATGAGGCAAACACCTTCTAGGCAAAAATAAGAAACTGGTTTTCTACTATCAATCCAGGCCCCTCCATTGGGTGAATTTTGTATGATAACTTTAATTTTCTAGGAATCTCGTCCTCTAATCACAATCCTACAATAAGAAGAATGGGCAGTgtacataaatagataaacagaGTTGTAAAACTTAACAATAATCACAAAAATGATTCAAAACCTAGGACAGCAAAAGGTATTTTCAGGGAATATTTGATCATTGGCATTGTTAAATAATgctgatgatttaaaaaaataacttttttaaaaaaatttttatttatttattctttttcttttcagggtcccagaattcattgtttatgcaccacacccagtgttccatgcaatacgtgccctccttaatacccaccaccaggcttacccaatctcccactccttcccctccaaaaccctcagtttgtttctcagagctcacagtctctcatggtttgtctcccccaactcacttctcctctccagccttactggtcttcttttttttttttttttatcacacaAATACACCAATTTGCTCCTGTCTGAGAGACTTGGCCCTTCCACTTTGGCTACGTGCTTTGCCTTCAGAACTTTTGCATGTGGGATTCTTCTGCAAAATCAGTTCTCATTTCAAACATCATTTTCTCTGGGCAGCCTTCCCTGATTCCTCAGTCTGAAGCAGAATACAACCAGGGAGCCCGCCCATTAATCTGAGTCAAattgttatttacttttttttttttcaaagcacttcATGCTATTTGAAAATCATTCATCTGTTTATAATTATTCTCCCCCTATTTACAGGTCTGTAAGCTCCATGAGTAAAgaattttgtttgtcttgttcACAGAACTATCTCAAGAACCTACACTAGCTTCTGATTCATGGTGCATTAGCATTAAATACTCATTGGTCAatgtataaataattaaaaacctttgaaagtaataatatatgtgcaaaatatatacatttcccTTCATATATTGTAGCCTAAAATTATCCAATTCTATTGTCTGATCCAGTTTATAAAGTCCAAAAAGACAGGGATTCTGTCTCTATGGGTATTCTGGGTCCAATGTCTACTACAGTGCTCCAGAGTTGTGTCTAATTGGAGGTTGGGGATAGAaaacaagcaattataagaaccAAACTACTGCCAATTCTAAGTTCTAGTTCCGAATCACAGCCAAGTTGTCTTTAAATTTCCTTTGGAGAGCAGAGGAAAACAAAGGGCAGTGGATATCATTTTCAAGTGGGaagttttttttctgtgtttattcatttgtgatGACTGTGGCAttgtccctctctcttccaaGCATGgtggctcttctttctccattgtgTTTAATTTTACATTGCTACATTGTAATGTACATTTGCTACATGTAATTACATTGCTACACTGGGCATTCATGTTTTAGTCAAACATGTCTGCATTgactgtttttcactttctcctGTACCCTTGAACTCATCTTCTTTAATAGGGAGAAAGATACAGCAAAATGTGATACAGAAGAGGGCACATGGGGAAATCTCTAGACTGCCCCAGTATTGATACAACCAGAGTATCTCTGATTTTGCTTGTGGTTGTTGATTAACTAGATCAAGTCTCATGACCAGcaatgggacttgaactcaggaccctaagatcaagagttacatgttctaCTGCctaagccagccaagtgcccttGATTTTGATTGTATTATATGTAGGAATTTCATACATAATTTCATTTAGAAGAAAAGCAATTGAACCCACAAAATACTTAGAAGCTCTTCACCTGGTatatcgtatttatttatttatttattctggagaGAGGAAATAACCCAAGGTAGGGGACTAGAATCgcataggaggaaaaaaaatctctctcagaAATTCCTATTGGCAGAACCTTCTAATTGGCCTGGCCACTCCTGATTCTGTCACTGATTGACTTTAgtattttgtttaactttttttttttttaatctgcttttttcACCAGTAAAATGGGTATGATGGGTCTGCAGGGCGGCCCTGCAGACCTGAGGCACCCGAAGCATTTTCGGGCCAATTCTCAccagcgttctgcccaaaccgggaCTGGTTAGGGCAGAACGCCCGTGAGAATTGGCTGGAGTTGGGCAGCTCTACGGaccaccctgccctccccgcccagTGGCCGAGGACCCTTTCTCACAGAAAACATGCCGAGAGGACGCGGCCCAGCCGGGGCCGGCACAGTGGAGCTTTGCcagagcagagttgagggaggggttgtGGCCAGGCGTCCGCCTCCGACTTTTCGGGTGGCTGGGGCGCGGAGAGTTGGGGCTTGCCTCAGTGGGTCATGAAGGCTTCTCTCATTCCGAGGTTTTTTCTCAGCTCTGAAAGACACCGTTTCTGCTTGCGTGGCCTATGGTCTCGTGGGGTTGGCCTAGAAGTCCCAATCTGGAAGGACAATGTCAGTCTGGCTTTTGGACATTTGGAGGGTTTTCCCAGATGCATTAGTAGTCTGTGGAAGGCTCGGCAGTGCAGATTCATGCCACTGGAGGGCGTGGTGAGCTGTGGTGCCTGAGAGCATGGTGGGGTGCAATGCTGCTTGCCACCACTGGGGGCAGCGGCGAGCGGCTGTGGCAAATACACCAGATCAGGAGCCTGCTGGCTCTGAGAGCAGTCTTGATGTGCTGGGTGAGAGACTCGGAAACAGGCA
This genomic interval from Mustela erminea isolate mMusErm1 chromosome 6, mMusErm1.Pri, whole genome shotgun sequence contains the following:
- the CLEC7A gene encoding C-type lectin domain family 7 member A isoform X4; this translates as MESHAEVENLDEDGYTQLDFHYQGITGRRVVLEKVTCATSPRWRSIALTLGILCLLKLVIAVILGTMAIWKSNSGSNPLKNDTFPSRNKENHSLPTQSSLEDHVTPTKSLRTTGDFSSSCPPNWIIHKNNCYLFSTSLTSWNRSKSQCSQLYSNLLKIDSAEELVSNQKHRNPRKLISQLCVDSPVDNL